From the Tenacibaculum dicentrarchi genome, the window AGAAAGCTGTTTATGCGTATATAAAAGCAACTGCAAAGCGTTCTGAAAGAGATAGAATGGCAGATGTAAAAACTATTTCAGGAGTATTTACAGGAGCGTATGCTTTACACCCATTTACAGGAAAACAAATTCCTATTTGGATTGGTGATTATGTATTAGCAAATTACGGAACAGGTGCTGTTATGGCAGTTCCTTGTGGTGACCAACGTGATTATGATTTTGCAAAAAACTTCGGATTAGAAATTCCTAATGTTTTTGCTGATGTTGATATTTCTGAAAATGCTCATGCAGATAAAGAAGGAACTAAAATTGCAAATTCTGATTTCTTAGATGGTTTATCATATAAAAAAGCCATGAAATTAGCTATCTACGAAATGGAGAAGCAAGGTTTCGGTTTTGGAAAAATAAACTACCGTTTACGTGATGCTGTATTTAGTCGTCAGCGTTATTGGGGAGAGCCTTTTCCTGTATATTACAAAGATGGAATGCCACAAATGATTGACGCAAAATACTTGCCAATCGTTTTACCAGAAGTTGAAAAATATTTGCCAACTGAAGATGGAAAACCACCTTTAGGAAATGCTGATTTTTGGGCTTGGGATGTTCAAAAAAATGAAGTAGTTTCTAACGATTTAATTAATAACGAAACTATTTTTCCTTTAGAATTAAATACAATGCCAGGTTGGGCAGGAAGTTCGTGGTACTTTAACCGTTATATGGATGCTACAAATGATGGTGAGTTTGTAAGCAAAGAAGCGGCTGATTACTGGAAAGAAATCGATTTATATATTGGAGGTTCTGAGCACGCAACAGGACATTTATTATATGCTCGTTTTTGGCAAAAATTCTTGTTTGATAAAGGAGTTTTACCTGTTGATGAATTTGCTAAAAAACTAATCAATCAAGGAATGATTTTAGGAACTTCAGCACTTGTTTACGAAGCACTGTTTGATGGTAAAAAACATAATTTATATGTTTCATCTGATTATTTTCAAGGAGAAAATCAAATAGAAGATACTGAAGCTGATGATAAATTAGGTTCTCGATTACATAAAAAATTAGTAGAAGCAGGTTTAACAGAAGAAACTGAAGCATCGTTAACGTACCGCCCAATTCATATTTGTGTAAGTACTTTAGAAGGAGATATCAATGTAAATATTGATAAATTAAAAGCTTGGAGATCAGAATTTGAAACTGCTGAGTTTGTTTTCGGAAGAGATAAGCAATTTGTATGTCATAGAGAGGTTGAGAAAATGTCAAAATCTAAATACAATGTTGTAAATCCTGATTTAATTTGTGAAGAATTTGGTGCAGATGCATTACGTTTATTCGAAATGTTTTTAGGTCCTTTAGAACAAACTAAACCTTGGAAAACTTCAGGTATTTCAGGAGTATATTCTTTCTTAAAGAAATTATGGAAATTATATGTTGGCGAAGAAGGAGTTATTGTAACCGAAGCTGAACCAACTAAAGATGAATTAAAAGTTTTACACAAAACAATTAAAAAGGTAGAAGAAGATATTGAGAATTTCTCTTTCAATACTTCGGTTTCTACTTTTATGATTGCAGTAAACGAATTAAATGCTTTAAAATGTAATAAACGTACTATTTTAGAACCTTTATTAACATTAATATCTCCGTATGCACCACATATAGCTGAAGAATTATGGAGTCAATTAGGGCATGAAGGTTCAATTTCAACTGTCGATTTCCCTAAATTTGAAGCTTCTCATTTAGTTGAAAGTTCAAAAAATTACCCTGTATCATTTAACGGAAAAATGCGTTTTACTTTAGAGTTACCATTAGATTTATCGAAAGAAGAAATCGAAAAAATTGTAATGGCAGAAGAAAGAACACAGGCTCAATTAGGAGAAAGAACACCTAAAAAAATAATTATAGTTCCTGGGAAAATAATTAATATTGTAGGGTAATTTCCTTATAAATAAGTAACTAAATTTTTATATAAAGCCACAAATGATTAATTGTTTGTGGTTTTATTTTTTAAGCTATTTTTGAATCATAAAAATATATAAAATGAATTTATTTAAAACAATTTCTATTTTAGTATTACTATTTTTAGCAACAAGCTGTGCTTCAGGTTATAAGATAATTAATCCTGAAACACTTAATTATGTATCAAAAAGTACCGATAAAGGGGTTATTCTTGAATATAAATACGAGTTATTGAAAAAAAAATATCATCAAAAAGAACTTTTAAAAGATATTCGGTTAATTGCAGTTAAATTGACTAATAATTCTGATAAAGATATTATTTTTGGTAAAGACTTAAAATTAACCTACGACGATGGCGCAGGTTTATATATTATGGAAAATGAAATGGTTTTTAAATCATTAAAACAAAGCGTAGCCTCTTATTTATGGTATTTATTATTAACACCTTTAAGATTTTACACTACCGATTCTAGCAATGGATACAATCAACAAACAAGCTCAACACCTGTTGGTTTAATTGTAGGACCAGGAATAGCAGGAGGAAATATGATTGCTGCAAATTCGGCAAATAAAAAATTTAAAAAAGATTTATTCGACTATAATATAACCAATACCACCATTAAAAAAGGCGCAACAGTTTCAGGGTTAATCGGCGTACGATCTGATGGATACCACGGAATTAAAATAGTTGTTTTAAACTAACTTAATATTTGTTTTATAATTTAAATTCTGATAAATACCCCGTTTGTTTATCAGAATTTATAGTTTTAATTATTAATAACTTGTACTAAAAAATAGTAAATGCAAAAATTACCTTTCAAAAGTTCGTGGCTTTTTTTATTGATACCTATCGGAATGATTTATTTTGTATTTGTACCACAAATTCAAAAGCAATATGAAAGATATAACAATAATCAAATAAACCTTCAAAATGATATTCGAACTTTAGATTCTTTAAAATACGCAAAAAAACTAAATAGAAAAGGCACACATTTACTTAAAAAACTAGAAATAACTGTGCCTGTTCATCAAAAAGTGTATGGTAAACAAAAATTTTTATATTATAAAACAGGCGGAATGTTACTTGTTTTAGTTTTTATGGGAATCGGTATGCTAGTAACAATTTATTTTTCTAATAGAAAAAAAACATCCTCTAAAAACAAACAAATTGACTTTATTTTTGATGATTTTACTACCGATAAAGTAGGAAGAACTATTTCGTGGAATAGTTTAGAAAATTTGAGTAGTAATTTTGCTAGTGAAACCTTTAAAAAAACAGCACAAGGTTATAAAATAACAGGAAGTTCGTTTACCAAAGTTTTTGCATGGAGTTTTTTTTTAATAGG encodes:
- a CDS encoding class I tRNA ligase family protein, whose product is MQYNHQDIEKKWQQFWADNQTFKASNESEKPKYYVLDMFPYPSGAGLHVGHPLGYIASDIYARYKRHKGFNVLHPQGYDSFGLPAEQYAIQTGQHPAITTETNIKTYRRQLDNIGFSFDWSREVRTSSPEYYKWTQWIFIQLFNSWYNKDSDKAEDISTLISVFETQGNASVNAVSEEDITVFSADEWNAFSDKEKETILLQYRLTYLSDTEVNWCPELGTVLANDEIINGVSERGGHPVIRKKMTQWSMRISAYSQRLLDGLENIDWPQPLKDSQTNWIGRSQGAMVTFKVDALEVEAGVKLSFKELEALKEMRLNLSKAEEVLWNELKNKKGASKFRKKYTIGTFLVDYVCLAKNIVVEFSGKEDETARTAYFTNEGFHIVRFTNEEVLENVLGVVSKINNTIQFAKPIEKSTVEVAETAVQNDYKIDVFTTRPDTIYGVSFMTLAPEHELVTKITSETQKKAVYAYIKATAKRSERDRMADVKTISGVFTGAYALHPFTGKQIPIWIGDYVLANYGTGAVMAVPCGDQRDYDFAKNFGLEIPNVFADVDISENAHADKEGTKIANSDFLDGLSYKKAMKLAIYEMEKQGFGFGKINYRLRDAVFSRQRYWGEPFPVYYKDGMPQMIDAKYLPIVLPEVEKYLPTEDGKPPLGNADFWAWDVQKNEVVSNDLINNETIFPLELNTMPGWAGSSWYFNRYMDATNDGEFVSKEAADYWKEIDLYIGGSEHATGHLLYARFWQKFLFDKGVLPVDEFAKKLINQGMILGTSALVYEALFDGKKHNLYVSSDYFQGENQIEDTEADDKLGSRLHKKLVEAGLTEETEASLTYRPIHICVSTLEGDINVNIDKLKAWRSEFETAEFVFGRDKQFVCHREVEKMSKSKYNVVNPDLICEEFGADALRLFEMFLGPLEQTKPWKTSGISGVYSFLKKLWKLYVGEEGVIVTEAEPTKDELKVLHKTIKKVEEDIENFSFNTSVSTFMIAVNELNALKCNKRTILEPLLTLISPYAPHIAEELWSQLGHEGSISTVDFPKFEASHLVESSKNYPVSFNGKMRFTLELPLDLSKEEIEKIVMAEERTQAQLGERTPKKIIIVPGKIINIVG